The Phoenix dactylifera cultivar Barhee BC4 unplaced genomic scaffold, palm_55x_up_171113_PBpolish2nd_filt_p 002623F, whole genome shotgun sequence nucleotide sequence TTGCATGAAACTGGGAGGGCCGAGAATCACTTGATGCTTGATAAAGTGATTCGGATGCACCATGCTAGCAAAGCTAGACTTGATGCTCTGATTTATAGAGAAAAGTAAAGCAATTTCTTGGACTAGAAACAGGAAGCAAGTTTCCACTGCAGCTCCTCTGAAGCACTTGCAAGTTATTGGAACAGCTTAAACTTACAACCCACCTATTTACAAGCTGCCCACATTCCGGTATAGCAACCATATGTTTTGCAATTAATCTGAACTTTGTAATGCAGGATGATGTCTCCATTAATAAGATGGTACTCCGGTTCTTTGAGGTAGAAAAGTATATACCGATAACAGGCCTGGGCCTCCATCCGCTCGACGTGTATCGGAAGAGTTTGCTTCATGGTACACCACAGAGGACGCCGCCACGAGCCGCACGGAACCAGAGCTCCAACGAGGTCATCAGGCCAGCCGTGGAGCTCCACGAGGCTGGAATCAAATTCAAGAAAGGCGAGAGCCTTGCGGACATCGACTTCCGGAAAGGCGTACTGACCCTCCCATTCCTTCAGGTCGATGACGACACCGAGAGTATGTTACTCAACCTCGTGGCCTTTGAGCACCTCCATGTTGGCACTGGCAGCGAGGTCATCTCCTACGTATGCTTCATGGACGAGGTCATTGACTCAGCCAAGGACGTGAGACTCCTGCATGGAAAAGGCATCATAAGAAATGCAAGCGGGAGCGATAAGTCTGTCGCCGAGCTCTTCGGGAGACTCTCCAAGGAAGTGACATTGGGTCCAGAGAGGAGGCTTCAAGATGTGCGGCGGCTGGTGAATGAACACTGCGGGGCGAGGTGGAATACTTGGAAAGCAGATTTACGGCACAATATTTCCATACCCCATGGGCCGCGATCTCACTCATAGGCGCCATATTCATTATTTTGCTCACTACCGCCCAGACCGTTTATACCATTTATGGACAATATCATCCGAATTAAAGCTCTTCGTCCTCTTCCCCAGCAGCTGCCCCCGGTTGATTGCAAGTTGGTTTGTACTGGCTGGTGTTGGCCTTGTCTCtattttatttgattgtaatttgACGTTCTGCTGATGTCAAATAAATTTGCTATAGTCTTGTCCTTGTATTTGCTTCCTTTGATTGCAATATGTTTTCCCCAAATGTTTAATTGCAACTGGTAACTAGTGCCATGATACTTATTTGGCCATTGACCGAATGCACGCCCGATTACTTGGCTACAGTAGCactacacaaaaaaaagaaagctttcgactcttatttgccgacgcttattccAAGCATCGGCAAAAATTTTTCCCCATCAAAAAGCGTCGGCTaatgacgacgcttaaaagcgtcgtcgaagttaatatgtaattgacgatacttttaacgacgcttttgaCGATacttttaaaagcgtcgtcggaatcCAAAAAACCACCTcattttagttccacatcggcggatctgaaaaaaaataacTGTTTATATAGCCAAACCCAACCATTCCGCACGGATAGAATGAAGGTACCAATCGGGGAGGTTGTTTGTATTTCTGAATGAAGGAGAAGATGCAGGTAATTTTCTTGGCAAATGGTAATTcacgacgcttttaaaagcgtcggaaaatatttttctactgtagcataggcgacgttttaccgacgctttggaaaacgtcgggatggtttctaccgacgcttaaagcATCGTTAATAGCGAGAAAAAAAGTCGCTAATGTCCAAATTTCTTGTAGTGTAGGCGGTTTACGGCCAAAGGACAGAATCATTTATCAGGATAATGCAAAGATTACCTCCAGTGAGCTTTCTGACAAATTAACTCTTGTGATCTTTGCTGGTTCCTCTGAATTTTTGCCTGAAAGTTGCGTAAACAAAGCCGAGCATGCATCAACTCATATTACATATTGTGTTTTTGCACAATTAAATTCGCTCTATactcttttctcttttgtttctATGAAGGATGCGGATCGACTAGGCTGTTATGTATGCCCCATTTTAATTAAAAAGTAATTAATTTCCCACCCTCCGGATGACTCGACTATAACAAACTGTCCCTATTGACCCAAAATGAAATATTTGGTCTAACGATTCTCTAAAGTGTAATTTGCGGTCCCTAGGAGGATTAATCATTCAAGTTAATGTACTGAATATGCCCCGATCCTTGCCAACGGCAATCTTTTGAAGGCGAGAAAGTGAGTCAATTGGAGTACCGCGTGGCCAATGGAAAGCTTTTCGTTTTGAAGGCGAAAGAAACTTATCCTTATAAGGTCCTTGAAGACTATGTTGAATGGTGATCCGCTGGGCCCAATCTTGGAGAAGAATAATTCCCTGAGCTAACTCTTGTGCTATATAGTTGTTGTGCAAAGCCATGTTGGTGGTCTAAACATATCACCCCGGATTGAAGATCTCACCCACCAAAATATGGGGTTGAGGAGGAGCAGACATCACCTATACCTTGGGCTACTCCTCTGCCAAGGTCTCTATGCGACACAAGCCTCATGAGGGACTGATACTACCTTGGTAGGAGGACGAGCGTTCCCACTGCTCTCGCCAAGTGTTTTTCATTTGTTGGCCTACTTGAGTAGAGCCTTGTCAATGCCCATATCTGCaccaaaaacaaataaaaatctcGTTAAGTAAATCAGTTCAGGAAAAATTCAGCTCAAATAACTATGAGGATGTCCAGAAATTACCCTCAGGCCGCGTATGGCAAATGCCAATGTTGActaagagtttgctaagctaaAAGTTCCTAAATGGAAGGAACCTTGGCATGGCACTGCTCCTCCAGTGCCTTCGAGTCTTTATCACCTAAATGGGGGTACCGATTTAGGAAATTCTTTAGTCTCCCTAAGATCATGCTAAACCACCATGGTTAGTTGGCTCGCATGCAGAAAAAATAGCCCTTCCAACCATGTATGACTGAAGGACGGCCCTTGGTTATTTTTAAGCCCTTTCAGGCAGAGAAATACCACCATCTGCACTTGGAAGGatgtttttttaaaatagaGCTTGGAAGAGCCAAAGTGTGGCTTGTACACCATGCATAATAGTGCATACTATAATCTTTCGCCAGTTGGGGACTAACTTGTACTGATCCAAAAATAGGCAAAAAAAAAGGGCGAAAAAGAAGCCAAAACCATACCTAGAAGCACTCCCCGTATAGGCAGAGTTGTTCGGTCAGAACATGTCAGCCCTCTCACTAGGCTGAGGCAACCTAAGGTTGTACTTAGAGGGAATAAAATAACCTTCCCTTAAACCTCAAGGTCCCCTAAGCCTAATGTTCATTATTCGGTACCAGGTCCTACTAGTTGGACGGCCGAAGCATCCTCACGAGAGTGACTTGGGAGAAAAACTAGAATGGTAAGCTGAGGAAGAACTGgacattttcaagaagaatagaATGAGAGTCTAGAGAGTACCTAAAGATGAAGGCCGAGCTAAAAAACGGAAGGATGGATCGAGTGAAGGGTGCAAGAGCCTAATGTTGAGTATTAGGAAGTAATTTGCAATCAATGCACATGACTCTTCGGTGTTGATACAACTTAGTAATCCAAAGAGTCATTTTGTAATCCAAAGTGTCATCTTGGAAATCTCAAAAGTAATTGTATTTCAAAGAATCATTTTAGTACTCCAAGGGCATTAAATGTTACTTAAATTGTCATTCTATATAAGAATGGCTTTAGCAAGATtgtagtatgcagaaaaaaactatgaatgaaaaatatctCTTGCTTCATTCCTAATCCTATCCTATCAACTTCACACCTTGTTCCAAcaaatttggtatcagagcctggaaAAAAATACTTGTCAAGATGGCATCTTCATCAACTACCATGTTCTCCTACACTTCAAACCAAGTTCCCATCTTTGATGGTGAGCATTATGACTATTGGAGTAGTCAAATGCAAACCATATTCATATCCCAAGACCTTTGGGACATAGTCGAAGGTTCATACGCAGAGCCacctcaaccacaagaagttacAAAAAATTGGACAGCAGAACAACAAGGAGAGTACAAGGAGAATGTGAAGAAAGATGCATGTGCTCTTCGATACATTCaacaaggaataagcaaaactaTCTATCCCAGAATTTTTGGAGCAAGCAAAGCAAAGCAAGCATGGGAAATACTCAAAGAAGGTTTCCAAGGTAATGAGAAAGTTATCTCATTAAAGTTACAATCACTGTGGAGAGATTTTGACAACATGCAAATGAAAGAAGGCCAAGGTATGCAAAGTTTTCTTACCAAAGTTACTGAAGTTGTTATCAAATTAGAAGTCTTGGAGTACTATTGAAGATagaaaagtgtttcaaaaggtTCTGTAGAAGTCTTCCTACAAATTATGATTCATGTTGCTCACTGGCAATAGAAGAATCAAAAGATCTCTTTAAACCTACATTTTAATGAAACTAATGAGTTCTTTAACAAGTTCATGAGGAAAGAATGAATAGGTTTTCTACTCAAACTCTTGAGCAAGCTTTTCAAACTAAGCTCAACACCTCAGAGAAAAAGAATTTTAAATAGAAATACAAAGGAGGACCATTCCAAGAAAGAGGCAACTATCAAGAGGAGCAACCAACAACAATCAGGTGGTTTCAATCCTCGATGCCGAGTTTGCAAGAAGAACAAACCCATGATCAAAGATTGTCGATACAGATGCAATAAGTGCAAGATTCCCAACCATTCACAAAGGGACTGTTGGTACCAAAAGAAGAATGGAAATGAAGAAGCCGAACTTCACTAAAAATGAAGCAGAAACTCAACAACTCTTCTCTTGCATGAATGTTCAAGAAGATTCTCAAAATgtatggtatttggatagtgggtgTAGCAACCACATGACGGGGAACCAAAAGATCTTCATCCAACTTGACAAAAATCATTCTTCTCAAGTCATGCTTGGAGACGGCAAACTCCAAACTATTGAAGGCAAAGGATCTATTTGAAGTTCTCACCAAAGGAGGTAACAAAAGGCTTATTAATGATGTTCTTTATGTGCCAAATTTATCTCATAAACTCCTAAGCGTTGGGCAACTTACTCAAAAAGGATATGCTATCAACTTCAATAACAGTAGCTGcaaaatttttgataaaaagaatAACTATCTAGTTGCTATTGTTCCTATGAGCACAACAAGGTTTTTCCTCTAACcatgttatcacaagatgtcgTATTCAAAAGTGAAGCTATTAATATGTCAACTTTATGGCATCTTCGATATGGGACATTTGAATATGAAGGGGTTGCATCTACTCAAGCAAAAAAATATGGTGATTGGTCTCCCTCCATCGAAGGAAGAAGTCAAGTATGTGAAGGCTGCATATATGGAAAAATGCACAAGCTACCATTTCCAAAGTCTTCCATGGAGATCCAAAGCACCTCTTGAACTTGTTCATGCTGATATATGTGGACCCACAGCAACTCCATCACATAACAACCAAAGGTACTTCATTCTATTTGTTGATGATTATGCTAGAATGATGTGGGTTTACTTCTTGCATGCCAAGTCCGAAGCCTTCTCTATGTTTCTACAATTCCAAAGCACTAGTTGAGAAACAAAGTGAATTCCAAATCAAGACTCTTCGAACCTGATCGATGGAGGAGAGTTTATCTACCAACCATTTATGGAGTACTGCAAACATAATGGTATCCAAAGACAACTCACAGTTCGTATGAGTCCTCAACAAAACGGAGTTgcctgaaagaaggaatcgcaCCATTGTTGAATGGCCCGAAGCATGTTGAAAGGAAAAGGCTTACCCAAataatttttgggctgaaggtGTGCATACTGCTATTTACATTCTTAATATATCTCCTACAAAAGCAGTGTTTAACAAAACTCCATTTGAAGCATGgcacaaaagaaaaaccaacagtACATCATCTTAAAGTATTTGGTTGTATTGCTATTCTCACATTCCATCATGATACCGGGAGAAAATTTgatgaaaaaggagaaaaaactaATATTTATTGGTTACAGTGATGAATCCAAAGGTTACAGGTTGTTCaaatccaaaaaccaagaagctTGTCGTCTCAAGAGATGTAATTTTTGATGAAGCATCTAACTGGAATGGACACAGAACTCATCTCAAATGCCAAATGCATATAAATCTCATGGAGCCCACAAGCTAGACAAGAAGAGCATCAACAAACTCCTTCTACACCAACATCAATTTCTTCACCAAGTTCAATtcattcttctccttcatcaccAATACAAACTTCACCATCTATTTCACAAACTCCCtcttcttcatcaagttcaatccattctccctcttttttaGAAACCATGGATACAAattcttttaccaaaaaaagttCGATCTATGCAAGATATTTATAACACTTCTCACTTTGCTTTCTTTCGTTATGAACCTTAGAATTTTTGAGGAAGCTGTTgtaaaggaagaatagaaaaaGGCAATGGATGATGAGATTGCAACAATTCAAAGGAATAAAACTTGGGAGCTCGTCCAACCTGCCAAAAGGGAAGGATGTGATCGGGctaaaatggatctacaaaatcaAGTATAAAGAAGATGGATCTATTCAAAAGCATAAAGCCTCGACTTGTCGCCAAGGATACTCACAGCAGCCTGGCATTGATTTTACCGAAAACATTTGCACCAGTTGCAAGAATGGAGACCAATCCGTATTGTTCTTGTCTTGCTGCACAACTTGAGCTTCCAAGTCCTCCAACTTGACGTCAAATCTGCTTTCCTCAATGGCGAACTGAAGGAGGAGGTATACGTCAAAACAACCTCAAGGCTATGAAGTGGCAGGTATGGAACACAAAGTCTATAAACTTCATAAAGCTCTAtatggcttgaagcaagctCCACGAGCTTGGAACAGCAGGATTGATAATATTTTTGTTCAAATGGATTCCAAAGAAGCCCAAGTGAACCATCTCTTTATGTAAAGATATGTGATGCTACTAACTTTCTTGTTGCATGTATCTATGTTGATGATGCTTATCTACATGGGGTACTAACATGCAAGTTGTAGAAGAATTCAAGCAAAAGCATGATGAAAGGAATTCGAGATGACGGATCTCGGATTAATGAAGTATTTTCTTGGAATCCAAGTAAAGCAAGCCAAAGGAGAAATTTTTATCTCATAGGAGAAATACATTAAAGACATGTTACGGAAATTTCAAATGGACAAGAGCAAACCAATTTCAACTCCAATGGCATTGAATGAAAAGTTAAAAcaagatgatgatgctgaaagctGATGCACAGCTCTACCGAAGTCTAGTTGGTTCATTAATTATCTAGCCAAACACACGGCCTGACATTTATTTTATGCCGTGAATGTTGTTTCAAGATTTATGCAAGAACCAAGCAAACTGCATTATGCTGCTGCAAAACGCATTCTGAGATATCTTCAAGGAAAGTCAAAGGCAAGGCATAAAATAtgttaaagaagaaaataacaatctttgttggttattcCGATAGTGACTGGGCTGGTTCAATtgatgatagaaaaagcacgTCTGGCTATATTTTTTGTCTTGGTTCAAAGATGATTTCATGGAGTTCAAAGAAACAAAATCAATTGTTTTAATCTTCAGCAGAAGCAGAGTACCATCGCAGCTACAGATGCTGCATGTGAAGCAGTTTGGTTAAGAAGAGTTCTCTTGGACCTACAACAAACTCAAGTTCAACCAACTATCATTTATTGTGACAGCATGTAGCAATTGCTTTGTCTAAAAATCCAGTCTTCCATGCAAGGTCCAAGCATATTGAACTTCGACATCATTTCATTCGGGATTTGGTaaacaaagaagaaatcattttgAAGTATGTAGGCACAAATGAGCAAGCTGCAGATTTTCTTACCAAAGCTGTCACCATAGAACAATTCAGAAAGGTTAAGAATCAATTGCAAATTAAGGAGGAGTTATTAGGAAGTAATTTGCAATCAATGCACATGACTCTTCGGTGTTGATACAGACTTAGAATTCCAAAGAGTCATTTTGTAATCCAAGAGTCATTTTGTAATCCAAAGTGCATCTTGGAAATCTCAGAAGTACTTGTATTTCAAAGAGTCATTTTAGTACTCCAAGGGCATTAAATGTTACTTAAATTGGTCATTTTATATAAGCTAATGGCTTTAACAAGATtgtagtatgcagaaaaaaactatgaatgaaaaatatctCTTGCTTCATCCTAATCCTATCCCATTCAACTTCCACACCTTGTTCCAACATTGAGCAGGACGAAGAGCAAGGGTTTCACAAAGTGAGGCAAAAGATCTAGCATTACTCTCCTTATATGGAGGCCCCACAACTTAGATCATCCAAAAAAGCCCTGCCCAATCAACTCTTCGACCGGATGAGGTGACATGCATCGTCCAGTATTGGTCATTGAGAAACCACATGAGTTGACCCGTCGCTTCGATTTCCAAGAAAACCCTCTTGAATAGCCCATCTAATTGTCCAAAATCTAGCCCCATTCCTTCCCAAACAGGCTCAACACAGATTGGGTCTAGCCCAATAGTAtttataagaaaatggctcGGACTTGAGAGGAGGGACATGTGATGTCACCCAAATAGACCAGCCTATAAGAATTTGACAAGTGGCATGGGCAAAAAACCCATTTCAACTAGGACTTCAAGTTCACGGCTGATTCAGATAAGAAAAGCTCTGATAGCTTTACACCTGACTCTAGACTCTAGAGTCTAATCGCAGCAATTCATAGATGTACGTCTATAAAAAGAGGACCAAGATATCAGGTACATTATCATGGGAATACATACTCTTTCTCTCTGCTTTTCTGGCCTCTGCCTTCTCTAGCTGTTTCCCCAAAGCCTTATTTGACTTAAACATCAATAGAGCCCCCAACTAGATTAGCTCCGGCAACTGTTTGTCTGCCTATGTGCAGGACAACAAGCACAACTCAAATCCCTTTTTTCCATCAGAGCACGAATCCTCCAGCAGCTTCCATCCACCAAATCGTATTTGGGCAGCCTATAGACCTCATATTAAATACAACCTTTTCACCTCATCAAGTTATATTTCATGTTCCACACATGATTAGTGCCTAGTTTAAATGATATGCCATTGCCAAGCTATAAAATGGCGATGTTGGAATCACCGGCAAAGTTGTATCTAAGCACATGGTGACCAATGAGCTCTGCCAGTAATTAGTGAGCAGCTCGTGTAAAATTTAGAAGGTGGAGCCATAGTGATGTCCACTATTAGGGCAAGCCCATAGGCTCTTCCTACGGTTGTGTGTTTTGCACCAGCAACAGTATGTACAAACTCTCGATCGCTGGCATGTCATTCCATGCAAGAGATGGATGGCTGTTTGGCATCCGTATCTTGTGTCCAATGCGACATATATTTGACAGCCATCCGTCTCTATCATGGGATGACATGGTAGCCCACTGAGAGTTGTACAGCCCGTCCTGCTTTGAACTCCCCTTCTACGACCAAGAAATAGATAATTTCTTACACTCACACACGGGTGCAAGGGCCTAAGTTAAGCTGTCCAGGTGTCTCCAGTTAAAGTGAATTGGACCAAGAAATTGCATTCTAAATTACTCGTGTTACAGAGTGGTCTGCCTAAGAGTTTTAGTGTGAGACCCAACTCAGCGCAAGATTTCTTAGCATGTCAAAACTGAAACATATAACAACTGAATCCTGGTTACTAGAGTGAGAAATGGATACAGCATAGTTGTACTGATATGGAGTTGGGAGACGGTTGAGACAAGAAATTAAAACAGATCAGTACCAAAGGAGGCTTTCTAATTCATTTTTCTTGGAGGACTAAATTTTTGGGAATTTATTGGTCTCTAACCATGAAGGCAAAGAAACATTAAATTAAATCTAATGGTCTGCTGCTTGCATGGCAATAGCCCAGTATCAAATGGACCGCTTATGCATTCTAAAAGCTTAGATGTTTAAAAGATACAGTAATATATAATTCTCCAATTTTTCACTAAATCATATGCAACTTCAGACACTTTGTTGTGGTCTTGGTATATGATTGATAAAATGCTTCTTGGTCATCCATAAAACATTTCATTACTAACGATTTTCAAGCAAGTGATTAAATTGGCACATTATCACTATGGGTTGTAAAGCAAAATTACGTAATATTGTATTGCCCAATCTCAATGATTAATTGTATTAGCTGTTTATAAAGATCGTTTACATATAATATGCTTCTTTTGTGCTGGGTATTACAAGTGCATGAGACGACATGACAATTTGCGTAGAAAAAgtatcacgccccgagcccgaggcgcggcagacgccgcacgcccacacggtagaccgcacaggcgtgcaaggcagcagatcatatcaaagcaaccaCACATATTTAAAGATGACAGTAATTATTTAAGTtggtcaaaagcagtcttatagagttcaaaataacatttggtaacataattcaaaatacTCCAAAGTGAAAATCAGATGTCCAAACTAATTTAAATAAcgtatgccaacataattcaaatgtccaaaccaATCTAACTGAAATGCCAATAACTAAAAAATCatcggaaaatctaacgcactcccaatcccgtgcgatcaagcttctggatctgaaaaatagaaaaaataaaataatgagctacactagcccagtaagcaacaaaagtatcccaaagtggggtcagagcatatcagaatcAAAACACAGGATAATGACTGGAAtataatcataaataacatcgtttactgttttcaacttattatcatttttcaaaaactctgatatcagaatctcaacatgataagGGCCTAGGCCACTaaccagtggcatgggttgcacagagtgcaGAACCATATTGTTAGTCACCCGGTGGAAACGTGTCCAGaacaccactattctaatcaccgtgcggggtgtcgaaaccggttccctcacagattacaagtcgacaagtccaacgtataatccccattggc carries:
- the LOC103717157 gene encoding UPF0481 protein At3g47200-like, which codes for MGKAQGPAMDIGLNDREVDIETIVNNSEGEGPDMGFKLNDLTADIEEGVKSFSLCDEEKKWTATSIYKVPSFIRDIRKDIFTPTVVSFGPYHHNAHNLRPVEEHKRRALVHFLRMASKPLDHFIEAMRAIEKQLQDSTIASTRMLRMKDEKCRAKRLPYIRRDMLVMENQLPLLVLKKLLEVEGLQSDVDDVSINKMVLRFFEVEKYIPITGLGLHPLDVYRKSLLHGTPQRTPPRAARNQSSNEVIRPAVELHEAGIKFKKGESLADIDFRKGVLTLPFLQVDDDTESMLLNLVAFEHLHVGTGSEVISYVCFMDEVIDSAKDVRLLHGKGIIRNASGSDKSVAELFGRLSKEVTLGPERRLQDVRRLVNEHCGARWNTWKADLRHNISIPHGPRSHS